One genomic region from Chondrinema litorale encodes:
- a CDS encoding glycerophosphodiester phosphodiesterase family protein: MKALSKIVVVCLLSLAVSCQNQITQEKEMSTNKSMVVAHRGASHYAPENTVASAKLAWEQNADAVEVDVHLSLDSQIIVMHDYNTERTCGKKFVIKETASDTLKTLDAGSFKDEKYVGEPVPLLAEIIETIPTGKLLFIEIKSEKNIVPILKKQFGHDPKKDQFVFIAFDYETIVDTKKAFPDNKAYWLSSKFKEDTNTVLQRVKDDGLDGVDLSQSIVTPEIMQIAESKGLEVHCWTVNSMKKVKKLNELGVQGITTNKPDSVLAVLSK; the protein is encoded by the coding sequence ATGAAAGCTTTATCCAAAATAGTTGTAGTATGCTTGCTAAGTTTAGCAGTAAGTTGCCAAAACCAAATCACACAAGAAAAAGAAATGAGTACAAATAAAAGTATGGTGGTTGCGCATAGAGGTGCTTCGCATTATGCGCCAGAAAATACAGTTGCATCTGCAAAACTTGCATGGGAACAAAATGCAGATGCTGTTGAAGTGGATGTCCATTTATCGCTTGATTCACAGATAATTGTAATGCACGACTACAACACTGAAAGAACTTGTGGGAAGAAATTTGTGATTAAAGAAACTGCTTCTGATACTTTAAAAACTTTAGATGCTGGCAGTTTTAAAGATGAAAAATATGTGGGTGAACCTGTGCCTCTTTTAGCCGAAATAATCGAGACGATTCCTACTGGAAAACTTTTGTTTATTGAGATAAAAAGCGAAAAAAATATAGTCCCAATATTAAAAAAGCAGTTCGGGCATGACCCAAAGAAAGATCAGTTTGTGTTTATCGCTTTTGATTATGAAACCATTGTTGATACTAAAAAAGCGTTTCCAGATAATAAGGCTTATTGGCTAAGTAGTAAGTTTAAAGAAGATACCAATACTGTTTTGCAAAGAGTAAAAGATGATGGTTTAGATGGAGTGGATTTAAGCCAGTCGATTGTGACGCCAGAAATTATGCAAATAGCTGAAAGTAAAGGACTTGAAGTACATTGCTGGACAGTAAACAGCATGAAAAAAGTAAAAAAACTCAATGAGTTAGGCGTGCAAGGAATCACCACAAACAAACCAGATTCTGTGTTGGCAGTATTAAGTAAATGA
- a CDS encoding 4'-phosphopantetheinyl transferase family protein, whose product MTHAAIFDISKEYKYLELLNPVEFFSERDLVSYNSYINVADKHRMLASRVLLNSMLKSLFSGNFSIKGLQKNEKGKPIIYGLAGLSISHSGDFAVVSISEEAETGIDIQKIGNFPEEDIHAILNQEEKLAYQALTIVEKQQWFYDVWSKKEAALKAMGEGLAIEMKELTFSNNMSQVNYGDQPWYFYKTPAINKYSLQLCSSIENQKISWFKWEQNKLLRF is encoded by the coding sequence ATGACCCACGCAGCAATATTTGATATTAGCAAAGAGTACAAATACTTAGAACTACTTAATCCTGTAGAATTCTTTTCTGAGCGAGATTTGGTTAGCTATAATAGCTATATTAATGTAGCTGATAAACACAGAATGTTGGCTTCTAGAGTGTTGTTAAATAGTATGCTTAAATCTCTTTTTAGTGGAAATTTCTCTATTAAAGGACTCCAAAAAAATGAGAAAGGCAAACCTATTATTTATGGTTTAGCTGGTTTAAGTATTTCCCATTCTGGAGATTTTGCTGTAGTAAGTATTAGTGAAGAAGCTGAAACTGGAATAGATATTCAAAAAATTGGCAACTTTCCAGAAGAAGATATCCATGCAATTCTAAATCAAGAAGAAAAGTTAGCATACCAAGCTCTAACAATAGTAGAAAAGCAGCAGTGGTTTTATGATGTATGGAGCAAAAAAGAAGCAGCTTTAAAGGCCATGGGAGAAGGGCTAGCCATCGAAATGAAAGAGTTGACTTTTTCTAACAATATGTCTCAAGTAAATTATGGCGATCAACCATGGTATTTTTACAAAACACCTGCTATTAATAAATACTCATTGCAACTTTGTTCATCCATCGAAAACCAAAAGATTAGTTGGTTTAAGTGGGAGCAAAACAAATTGCTGAGATTCTAA